In Aedes albopictus strain Foshan chromosome 3, AalbF5, whole genome shotgun sequence, the genomic window gcatacAGCGGCTGAGTAGAAATGCTCCTCCATCGGAAGCCATGCGGTGAGGCAGCGTAAAatcactcagttcaaaattcaaaaaaacacGTAAAAAAATTCGTAGCATTTcttgacgaatcatgcaaaaataagacgacgaaagaaaattttgtatgaagttttcatttacgtggccgcgtaaaaaaaaaaccggactGTACCTATAGCTAAGAAGGCAGTGgacctatccaccgtggtggatagatagtggcctcacaattggatctccaacgtggagctccatcgtcgatgtaatcaaaagccgacagcgacagaaattcgggagcgaaagtggaggtgccacactaaggtggcccacacttatatgaaaaacaaaaatttcgaaaaatgccaagtcgtatctcctgaatcagttgttttggacttccagaagctacgttcaaaatttgagcaaaatcggttgagcctaagggggcgctcaaaacgtttgaagtttgtatgggaaaacttggccaaatgtatgcataaatattaagttttcgaattttgccgctaggtggcgctgtaagcgttcaataatccaacgctttggtattattgtaggtaaccatatgctaaacaactttgtcgaagaccgcaaagcgatccaacgtctgtgaaaaatttataccctaggtaaagtgaggataaactttgttgttgtttttccaatacatgtaaaggaataatatcaataaagaaatctcaatactttgcctcactttgcctagggtattacttttttcacagccgtcggatcacttcacggtcttcgacaaagttgtttggcatatagtcacctacaaaaatacaaaagggtttatttattgaacgcttggGCCACCCtatgccacactctacgcaggggcggaaactaaATCGGCAAGCaatcgttagattggaaccctacaggatatcgcagcagaggcagacctagaGGCCCATGACAACGCAGCCGCAACAACAAAATATAGCAAGTCGACaacaaatttgacctggccacagatcaagacgatggcgggcaatcgcccaggatggagatctttcaattcggccctctgcacaaccgtgggtgctcaggactgaaagtaagtaagttccGCCTTCCCTGGAGATGGTTCAGTACAATACAGATCAGATAATTTAAAGAATTGATATTCACAGAACTGTTTGCCATTGCTTATACATTCAGCAACTTCAATCAGTACTGGAAAGCACATCGGCCATATGCCTAATATCAAAGCTCCCTGAAAGATATAATTCAAGCCCAAAGAATCAAGGGAATCAATTGGGCTCTTACCATCGGAAAAGGCGGTTCGGAAACCGGAATCCCACCGTTATGAAATTTCTCTAACAATAACCTACAAGAAATCAACAGTTCAATTTGCATATATTCAACAACCTTGTTCATCATCGTTTCTTGTAAAGGCACGGCTTCAAACTGTAATGCTTACCTTTGAGGGACGTTTTATCAACTGACCTCACCTTTTTGAAGTTGAAAAAGTAGAAAAGCTTATGATTCAAGTCCTTGTTGTCCAAAAGGAATCCACATTTGTGAACACAATCAACGAACTCTTTAACGTTGTCGAAACGAGACACAACTTCGGCAATTTTCAGCAAACCACTAAAAAATAAATTACGGTTTTACAGAAGAAACAGAAACAAACAATAATAAACTCTTACCCAACTTTAAGCACTCGATTAGCTTCCAGAAGGAAATCGCGCAGATTAGTTCCCATCAGCGAAAGGCAAAATACGGCCACATTGATGGAATTGGTTTCCAGAGGGGTGTGTGCCATATCGCAGGCGATAACACTACTATTTGCGGCAACCAAGTCCAGGGAGTAGACTTTCTGCTCGATGGCTTCCGCTAATCTTCCTTCGCCGCATCCGAAATCCGCAACAACGTAATCAGCAGGTCTGAACATACAAAGGGTAAATTAAAAATGTATAATTATCAAGAACATCTTTAGTATTCTGGCACGATAAAGACTGCAGTCTTACCAATGGGTAATGCGTAAACTGTAACTTTAATCCTTACTTTCGCAAAGTACCAGCCAGTAATCAATCCCGGCGGAAGTTTGATTTTAGAGTAACGGGGAAGGGGAGATTGGTTATGCACTGCCTAGGATCGCCTAActatcccatatgaataggaaacccagcaaatatgggactgatatgcgatcataggcagtgcaAGCCTTAGCTTCTCGTTTCagaatgttcatttttttttcccaCAGCAAAATCAAGATGTTCAACTATCACCTGGAACCGAATTCAAATTTCGACCGAAAAAAAAGCTGGTATAAAAATGTCTAAACCGAACAAGAACAATAAAAGAATCAAACCTGAAATTTGCAAATCTTCACCTGCACCTGTCCACCTTACTTAATACGTAAATCTTGTAACTTACAATTTACTAAAACTTTTGATGATCCGATCCAGTGGGTTGACCGACCACTGGACAATCTGATGTCGGTATCCTTCGTGGTACGCTTGGAATGCGCTGGGATCCTCCTGGAATAATCGCTTGGCCTCGGTTCCGGTGGTTCGGTAAAGCTGTTCGTTAATGAACCGAAATCGCGAGCCCTTCAGGCTGTCCACCAACTTCTCACGAAAGTTTGCGGGTTTCGTAGCAGGCGCTAATTTCGGTTTACCTTCGGCACTTTCCTTCGATGCTGGATCacttttattttttcgttttcgaTTCTTCGGCTTAGCTGCTTCCGAGTTTTGGTGGAGTTGCTCAACTGATTCGGCCGGTTTCCGTTTAAGATGTTTTGCGCCTGTGACATCGCCTTCCTCCGGGGGTGGCGCACGAACGAAACGTCCGGGAGCAGAAGCGTTTGAATCACTTTTTGCCTTAATTTTTCCATCTTTCTTTTTGGTCATCTGAAAAATGAAGTTGAAGTTTATTTGGATATTCTGAACACAAGATCGCACCACAAACCCTTTTCTTAGTAAAATTGAAGCTGCTTGATTCAGGGCTGTCGTCCCAATCATGTTCTGGGAATATTTTATCCATAATTTTTATGGATTTCAACAAACTAATTTACAAATTTGAACGTTTCACGAGCAACTGCATGGAgaaaacggagaaaatcgaaacgAGCGGATCAAAACAAAAACACGCGGCTGTGCCAGTGGTGCCAAACTTGTGTTTGACATTGCAAAGACGGATTCTGCATGGTTTTATACACTAAAGcaaaagaataataataattcaaaagtaaaaagaaaaatatgaccacagagaacagacatccaagcaccgacgaaccgacgtgacagtggcgattcaaaagtgtcccccccaaatttaacggtcgaccgccgaagcgagcgatcgcttctgtcaaatcagtgcagacgcgaaccgtttcctatatgaacacacgtgGGTTCGGTGTctagctatcaaatcatcgcgagccgttatagaggtggcgatagtgttcggctatttttcatcatggcgtcgcggacaataaatttgaatttatttgttctagctgtcacgtcggttcgtcggtgatccaagtccagttccgaaactgtgtaaggaatttaacgaccgTTTGAAAtaggcaacacaagtggcaatagcgtggcgctgcaatcggttaatttcccatactaatttaattcaccactagaaatgtttcaattcaccactgactgtggcaatatggtgtttggtgtagAGATGTCATTCGTTTGAAAAGAACTGTAGTTCTACGTTCTCTACAAAATTGAGATAACTGATAGTCTCGCAGAACTGTTCTTTTAGTTTTTCCAATGAACGAATATTTGGTTCTGAGATAGCAAATGTTGTAAATGATATAACCCAACCATCTCACAAAATAGTACTCCCATGACATGCAGCCGGTCAAAAAATGGCAGTTGATAATTAATGGGTAAATATTACAGTATCACATCACAAATCTTTGCTATTTGGGCGGAGACAGATTTGATTTTTCATGTGGACCCGTAAATAACACGAGCAAACGTCGAGCTTCGGTTCATAAAACAACCATAAAAACTACTGAACGGAAGAACGGTTCTAAAGAACTAGTTATTTCTAAGGAACTGTTCAATTGCGAATGGTTCCCTtaaaagaactgttttgcccatctctagtttggtggcgttaatgttgtcatcgtgtattggtttgcaaccttactcaagtaaagattcaaatccttacacaactttccgaatgaaattttgttctagcctggatatctgttctctgtgatatgaCTAAGCCATACCCCGAATTTTCAAGCTCGttttcaagggcacaaatctgaagaaccgacgGTCGCGtttcgctgaaaagttgatcgatttgtcaccaccagcgggtaaaaaaacaatcaaattttcagcgcaatTCGACTttcagttcttcagatttgtgcttttacactgaaagacggcttgcggttgaaattactattgtcagatttcttgaaacgtaaacaccgcgcggtcgttgaaatgtttcaaaaaggggctttgcacaaaagttcacgcggtctatcgttttcgaaaggaacagccgcaccgtaggaaatgccgcaatgttatttcccataaggatgaagtaaataGGGAGcgaaaaccgcggctgtacctttcggaagcgataggccgcgtgcacttttgtgcaaatccctcaatattctgagggtcaacataaatgcacaacgccacttgatttgtgcagactgagtttcgtttcaattcaacaggattatgttttcaattttaccatggacccgattcaCAATTAAAAAAAGCTTCTGTTGGTAACCGGaatcgaaccaagaatcttgagatcaccaggctcgcacgctaccactcggctatccaACCGGTTCGATGAGGAAACGGTTCGATGAGAGGAAACGgaatgcacacaagaagcgtttgtgggttgatgattatgttttgccatagtaaatttgaaaacatttctgtGCTTGTCATAaccgcaagccgcctttcagtgtataaATTCGAGGTATGGCTTTGTCATATCTTTACCTTAACCTTCCTTCTGCATCACGTTGGGCTCGCTGGCGTAGGgttattcatgtattttggacattgGAAAATTCATCCCCTAGCTTATGTTCCTTAAaagcaatagggtcctaaaattaaagacgaaatctcgcttatattgaataatacgatcaagcatggtattctaatcggaattgtactttactcgaacttggaaaacaaaggaataatgagaaaattcgaaataagtaaaatggtaaatagttctactttgacatttgaggtcaaccttgtgtgactgagctcgacatttttcgcactgggatttcaaaaatgttcactgtaaaaaatctgcactctgatatgaaccagtgaagagaatgagccattttacgagacgtttcggatcagctgatcgctcatttcatgaatgaaattttgacaagaggttgcgcccaagcccgtgagtgttaatatcaatatcaacactgttgtcgtttcgtaaaatagactattgtcagacaaaagaggcacaaaacaagcaacaaagaaggcgcgacgattactctttatcccaactggtaacagataacgaCATGATCTCGaagatttttgttgcagacaaaacggaagctgaatttgttgcgtacttttcaactcgtgaataatcaattattactaacccaaagttgaaactgtttgatgatagatcttcagcagagttgcagtgtttaccaactcgAAGTTTCCATTCGAAAATCGCAActcaaggcttaaaaatctctaaactcgtggtgtacgatgttaatcctattattttcaagttgggacaaacttatgtcgcattgggtggattgtcgcaacaaatacaggttgcgacattgtcattattgttgcgcgatgattgaattttgattcactgatatgaacagattggcacttgaattcgcactactgtccaaacaatttgttatcatctaaatatcatttgaaaaagaacatccaatgcctcttcagtttTACTGGAAGTGCACTTCAATTCATTGTTGataatattttgatttcaaaatacaaaataaaaaagtgtactcccgcaacaccaagattcgataccaggaccttgagattcacgGTCTTCTGCTTTACCACACATCTGATGAttaggtgcgaatcgaagcgaaataCTTTCTactacctgtcatctatatttactttcatgcccaaaacagtaattaccaaatcaacagcttttccctttggattgtattgctttgtacattagtgcaaCTCGAAGTAATTTTCAGTTTATTTCTTcgatgggtttgttttggttctcaaatcaaaactgacagcattgcgatttaaaaggaaaagaatttctattcttgttgattgggacgttgaatagttaagggatttttcccttccaTCAGAAGCGTGCAGATTTTTTGCCGTGTtcctacactgaaaggcggcttgcggtTATGACAAGCACAgaaatagggtactgcaagcacctgatctaacctcactttgtctgacagttcagcgagcttgtttacaaggtgttagaattttgaacgagcggcgaaaattaaatttacgttttccgtcccgaaaccattatgatacggaTATATccattatattcaactctactaatacaaaaccaatcgtctgattaccgttttactgaaattgaatcgaaaaacagttttgccggatctccgccagagactaagtcctagagatgggaaaactgattcaattttgagagtgaatcgctaccgattcactctcaaaaaagagtcgactcttttgatcgattcagtaactcatttccgggaTTTGAAGAAAATGTCAATTTCCGATGTGAGCCAActtcttttcgtacaaaatttACTTGCATGGTATGTATATTGGAGATTTTCACAAACGTCTGAGCATAACGTAGTGAAATACAGGATTCGCAGGTTTTCGTTAATTTCTCCGAAGAATCGAATCGCTGGTGCGAGCCGGCTATATAATATAAGTATGGAAACAAAATTAATTGTCAAAGATTGCAATGTTCTGCGTCGAATCATCATGAAGTACGTAGTCATACTAACTCTTTTGAACATCAGCGAATCGtgactcttttgaaaagagtcatggctcactcactcgttttcgcgaatcgattctttgagtcgattcgcgagtgagttacccatctatactaagtccatgtaaacaagctcgctgaactgtcagtgtacggcttcgtgacgtcatcttgcagaatcctatgttttcaaatttactatggcaaaacataatcatcaacccacaaacgcttcttgtgtgcattccgtttcctctcatatcaaccggttcgatagccgagtggtagcgtgcgagcctggtgatctcaagattcttggttcgattCCGGTTACCAACAGAAGCTTTTTTTAATTGTGAATCGGGGgttcatggtaaaattgaaaacataattctgttgaattgaaacgaaactcagtctgcacaaatcaagtggcgttgtgcatttatgttgaccctcagaatagtaatttcaaccgcaagacGTCTTTCAGTGTATCTGacatacacgctaaggtcagtttaccttttttccaaaaagtgcacaatcgcaaatatgcgtaaatgatactcaaatataggtaaaaaagactcaaatatgggtaatgtgtacctaattgaaacccaaatatgggtaaatattacccataaatacgaatgtgcacttttgcaaaatatgagttttatttactcatatttgcgtaaagtttacgcaaattagagtaaaatttacccatattttagaaaaataggtaaactgaccttagcgtgtacatggtgaaaaaaaatcactcaaagtaaggtacaccggggcaagttgaaacggctggggcaagatgaaacgcgaagttttgatatagatttcaatataattttaaaatttttctttcgccaaaagattgtttgaatcaaaaactatgtgttatgataTTCAAGCTGTttcccatcattggataacatcatgttaacccgctgtttcatcttgccccacccgtttcaacttgccccggtgtaccttatgtgttataagctagggacgagacaaaaggctaaaaaaataaaaattatatattttcaactaatggttaataaaaacgtcaaaaaatgagtaaatatgtactcttgaaccatatattgtggtttaaaacaagaatcccgataggactttaggagcctattgattattttccaaagtttctaatacgcttataatatgattgtaccacagacaaacagacgtaacatttgtGAAATTTTGATCGACCACGCTTTTCACGATcatttctggacgaacatttgaaaagggcctatctgctttgcgtaaacaaacatgtttttgtctctgtagggcccatctgcatccacccacgcacatcaacacccttatcagaaagagtgttcttcaagctatctgttaagggtgttgatgtgcgtgggtggatgcagatgggccctacagagacaaaaacatgtttgtttacgcaaagcagataggcccttttcaaatgttcgtccagattttaaattttcatagttgtggctttcacaaccagaggcgtgcacatcgtttttctatgcatttgacgtttcacactagcgccttctgttgacgatatttctcaacacagtgattcgtgcaatttttccaccaggtgatggtagtgtgaactgggcgatgcatttccatgaaaatcgttaaaaaaaaaaaaaaaggctattacaccgtcttcagccagaggctgcacagactgaacacattacttacactagacaacggacacgacacagaacacccagtggcccagtgatgaatttttcgtttgacgaaaagtttccaccgactggagcgggaatcgaacccacactccgaggcttacgaaacgcctagacgactgccgccgctaaccgcacggccacgaagcccacaaaggttaaaggtgttacgtatgtttgtctgtgattgtacTTTgagttcctggtgacaaaaaccttaacgaaagcatttgaaactgagaaaatcacaattgccaatcgcctgttagaattgcatttgggACACCATGtcttggacaccctcaggtataatatataatttggacagggcaattatctgaATTttaagccatgaatactgctaaatccgaagtttaaggtgccattagactgtttgccaTACGCCCATAATGCCGAATATAAGCCATTGAAATCCGACATTTATCCAATGTTGCTAAATATGATTCACGTTACGTTGGTTTTTTGTTGGAGTTGTTTGACCAAATATTTGttacgtctaatgggaccttttaaaatttctgtaagagtgaaagagaaggagataatttcatgcagtgccctattaaaaTATTTGATCAGGATAGGCTGCTGCTATACTTCCGGATGTTCTGAGTTAGCGctgagccacagacaaacagacgtaacattcccACCGTACACCGATCTAACAGTTggacagcatccatttattacgtaacgctaaaatcgtcaaatTATCCAAGCATTCCAGCATATTTTTAAATTGCATCAatgatttctgcagtaatttctcaaaCTGCAGAACCTCAAGAATACATAATAAGAAATACAATAAGTGCAGAACGATACTGTGAATCACAaacttttgatataaaaattcgaGTTTAATGCACTACCGTGTGTagcttttttatttttcttactaactctttacaacaaacacgagaaagagaaagatgggAGAGAGGGCACTCCCCACATCACCACACtaagtttattaactctatttcataatcgcaccatgctaagtctcagcatggtgcgattatgaaatagagttaataaacttatgtcgttttcgtttttgcggcggtgctacaccacttcgtgctacacttttcactgaaaaaacgaacatttttggtgcagttgcgttggtgtgcgtaaataaaaaccaaaatatttacaactttgcaaacgctgattggtggacacggtgcgcacctgctacactctcgaatttttgagtgctgcactatcttgggcggtgcagaaaaagtgctacaccggtgtagcacgaaaatcaaaaacgaacattttcggtgcaaaagggctacaccggtgtagctccaccgcaaaaacgaaaacgacattagtttaTTACCTCTACTGATTATGACGACCTagctaaaccacagacaaacagacatactacttaaaTCCTGATTCCTTCGCAATCACATGGAGCATGTGGATTCAACCTGACGGCAGAACGAATGTTCATGAAGCAAAGCGATACACGCGGTGTGAAAGCCATCTCGAATGCAATTACCAGACTGCTGCTGTATGCTAATCTGATTCCATGGAATGTTTAATTAATGATGATATTTAACGCATTCCATTTCTCAAGCCAT contains:
- the LOC109420401 gene encoding ribosomal RNA-processing protein 8 is translated as MDKIFPEHDWDDSPESSSFNFTKKRMTKKKDGKIKAKSDSNASAPGRFVRAPPPEEGDVTGAKHLKRKPAESVEQLHQNSEAAKPKNRKRKNKSDPASKESAEGKPKLAPATKPANFREKLVDSLKGSRFRFINEQLYRTTGTEAKRLFQEDPSAFQAYHEGYRHQIVQWSVNPLDRIIKSFSKLPADYVVADFGCGEGRLAEAIEQKVYSLDLVAANSSVIACDMAHTPLETNSINVAVFCLSLMGTNLRDFLLEANRVLKVGGLLKIAEVVSRFDNVKEFVDCVHKCGFLLDNKDLNHKLFYFFNFKKVRSVDKTSLKGKHYSLKPCLYKKR